One region of Polypterus senegalus isolate Bchr_013 chromosome 11, ASM1683550v1, whole genome shotgun sequence genomic DNA includes:
- the tmbim4 gene encoding protein lifeguard 4 — protein sequence MNSEKYPHSTIEDDFNYSTNVAGSSVQIRMDFLRKVYSILTVQIMLTTVTSALFMSCDPIKNFVHSSPAVVLIAALGSLGLIVALSIYRLQHPTNLYLLLGFTLSEAVTVATAVTFYEHVIVLQAFVLTVAVFLGLTAYTLQSKRDFSKLGAGLFACLWILIIASFMRLFFHSDTMDLLFSAAGALVFCGFIIYDTHLLMHKLSPEEYILASINLYLDIINLFLHLLRLLEAMKKN from the exons atgaatTCGGAGAAGTATCCACATTCGACCATTGAAGATGACTTTAACTATAGCACCAATGTGGCCGGGTCCAGCGTTCAGATTCGAATGG attttttacgTAAAGTGTACAGTATTCTTACTGTTCAGATCATGCTAACAACAGTGACCTCTGCTTTGTTCATGTCCTGTGATCCAATTAAGAACTTTGTCCATTCAAG cccAGCAGTAGTTTTGATAGCAGCTCTTGGATCTTTAGGACTTATAGTTGCCTTGTCAATTTACAGACTCCAACACCCAACCAACCTCTACCTTCTTCTTGGATTT ACTCTATCTGAGGCTGTAACTGTTGCTACAGCAG TGACATTTTATGAGCATGTGATAGTCCTCCAGGCCTTTGTGCTAACAGTTGCTGTGTTTCTTGGGTTGACTGCCTACACTCTACAGTCAAAGAGGGACTTCAGCAAGCTAGGCGCAGG GCTTTTTGCTTGCTTGTGGATTTTGATCATCGCAAGTTTCATGAGA CTCTTCTTTCATAGTGACACCATGGACCTCTTATTTTCAGCTGCAGGGGCATTGGTGTTCTGTGGATTTATCATCTATGATACCCACCTGCTTATGCATAAGCTATCACCTGAAGAGTACATTTTGGCCTCAATCAACCTGTATTTAGACATCATCAACCTTTTCTTGCATCTTCTTCGTCTTCTGGAGGCAATGAAGAAGAACTAA